One Actinosynnema pretiosum DNA segment encodes these proteins:
- a CDS encoding sugar phosphate isomerase/epimerase family protein yields MRADGAGAAPGLAAGVGAGTLAGITDRAASDLPGQLAALAELGWSAIELRAVGGVAVADLGDEAFAGVVAALGEAGVRAVCLDSRIGDRTRPVTGPFEQDLAELEVLLRRCAELGTRYVRIASYPNDGLAEPLWRARVLSRVRELAVRAEVAGVVLLHENCSGWAGTSAERALELLSEVGSPALGLLFDTGNPVVHGYDGLAALELLAPHVEHVHVKDVVGGRFVEPGTGDARVAECVELLRARGYRGAWSLEPHVAARPHGSVELPEGASAAFVSAGRAMSRLLR; encoded by the coding sequence GTGCGCGCTGACGGCGCGGGGGCGGCGCCGGGCCTGGCGGCCGGGGTCGGCGCGGGGACGCTCGCCGGGATCACCGACCGGGCCGCGTCCGACCTGCCCGGCCAGCTCGCCGCGCTGGCGGAGCTGGGCTGGTCGGCGATCGAGCTGCGCGCGGTGGGCGGCGTCGCGGTGGCGGACCTGGGCGACGAGGCGTTCGCGGGGGTGGTCGCCGCGCTGGGTGAGGCCGGGGTGCGGGCGGTGTGCCTCGACTCGCGGATCGGCGACCGGACGAGGCCGGTCACCGGGCCGTTCGAGCAGGACCTGGCGGAGCTGGAGGTGCTGCTGCGGCGGTGCGCCGAGCTGGGCACCCGGTACGTGCGGATCGCGTCCTACCCCAACGACGGTCTCGCCGAGCCGCTGTGGCGGGCGCGGGTGCTGTCGCGGGTGCGGGAGCTGGCGGTGCGCGCGGAGGTCGCGGGAGTGGTGCTGCTGCACGAGAACTGCTCCGGCTGGGCGGGCACGAGCGCGGAGCGGGCGCTCGAACTGCTGTCCGAGGTGGGCAGTCCGGCGCTGGGGCTGCTGTTCGACACCGGGAACCCCGTCGTGCACGGGTACGACGGGCTCGCGGCGCTGGAGCTGCTCGCCCCGCACGTCGAGCACGTGCACGTGAAGGACGTGGTGGGAGGGCGGTTCGTGGAGCCGGGGACCGGGGACGCGCGCGTCGCCGAGTGCGTGGAGCTGTTGCGCGCCAGGGGTTATCGGGGCGCGTGGTCGCTGGAGCCGCACGTGGCGGCGCGCCCGCACGGGTCGGTCGAGCTGCCGGAGGGCGCGTCGGCCGCGTTCGTCTCGGCGGGCCGGGCGATGTCCCGGCTGCTGCGATGA
- a CDS encoding DegT/DnrJ/EryC1/StrS family aminotransferase, whose translation MTRHHVEDVVENGEYSHGRKVVELERALAEHTGARHVIGVNSGTDALVLLLRACGLGAGDEVVVPAFPSAATAACVVLAGGTPVFADVEPDGYGISPASVAAVATPRTRFVVPAHPFHHTADLTGVREVADRLGLAVVEDSAEAIGMRYGGRHAGLHGFGGVLSFFPTGTLGALGDAGAVITDDPRVAEVVSALRHHGRPVATAGSPPAVDPAAALPGLSSRMDDVQAAVLLAKLGRLEQDIRRRAELAARYTARLTGVPGVRKLPEVRPRAEAVRGVARAYVAEFARRDELAEHLAARGVGTETRYPLPPHLQPCFAHLGHAPGDFPNAEAACGHALALPLYPDLTEEQVDRVCAEIRDFYAASDLHLSAPRLSFPHLTSPHLTSPHLPAPAANRGSRR comes from the coding sequence GTGACGCGGCACCACGTCGAGGACGTCGTGGAGAACGGCGAGTACTCGCACGGCCGCAAGGTGGTCGAATTGGAGCGCGCGCTCGCCGAGCACACCGGGGCGCGGCACGTGATCGGCGTGAACAGCGGCACCGACGCCCTCGTCCTGCTGCTGCGCGCCTGCGGCCTCGGCGCGGGCGACGAGGTGGTCGTCCCGGCGTTCCCCTCCGCCGCCACCGCGGCCTGCGTGGTCCTCGCGGGCGGCACGCCGGTCTTCGCCGACGTCGAGCCGGACGGCTACGGCATCAGCCCCGCCTCGGTCGCCGCCGTCGCCACGCCGCGCACCCGGTTCGTCGTGCCCGCCCACCCGTTCCACCACACCGCCGACCTGACCGGCGTGCGCGAGGTCGCCGACCGGCTGGGCCTGGCCGTGGTCGAGGACAGCGCCGAGGCGATCGGGATGCGGTACGGCGGCAGGCACGCGGGCCTGCACGGCTTCGGCGGCGTGCTCTCCTTCTTCCCCACCGGGACCCTCGGCGCGCTCGGCGACGCGGGCGCGGTCATCACCGACGACCCCCGCGTCGCCGAGGTCGTCTCCGCGCTGCGCCACCACGGCCGCCCCGTAGCCACCGCGGGCAGCCCCCCGGCGGTCGACCCCGCCGCCGCGCTGCCGGGGCTCAGCAGCAGGATGGACGACGTCCAGGCCGCCGTGCTGCTGGCCAAGCTCGGCCGCCTGGAGCAGGACATCCGCCGCCGCGCCGAGCTGGCCGCGCGCTACACCGCCCGGCTCACCGGCGTCCCCGGCGTGCGCAAGCTCCCCGAGGTGCGGCCCAGGGCCGAGGCCGTGCGCGGGGTCGCCCGCGCCTACGTCGCCGAGTTCGCCCGCCGCGACGAGCTGGCCGAGCACCTGGCCGCGCGCGGCGTCGGGACCGAGACCCGCTACCCGCTGCCGCCCCACCTGCAGCCGTGCTTCGCGCACCTCGGGCACGCGCCCGGAGACTTCCCCAACGCCGAGGCCGCGTGCGGGCACGCCCTGGCGCTGCCGCTGTACCCGGACCTCACCGAGGAGCAGGTCGACCGGGTCTGCGCCGAGATCCGCGACTTCTACGCCGCGTCGGACCTGCACCTGTCCGCCCCGCGCCTGTCCTTCCCGCACCTGACCTCCCCGCACCTGACCTCCCCGCACCTGCCCGCGCCCGCCGCGAACCGGGGGAGCCGCCGGTGA
- a CDS encoding Gfo/Idh/MocA family oxidoreductase: MRTLVIGLGRAGAELHLPVLARARAAAPGLFSAEPVVACDPRRVLADRPGLVTTATAAEAAKLLDPARTAVHVCTPPTTRPEVIGEIAELGFRNLVVEKPLASGTDDLARIARLRRRHGLRIAVVEPWQMSSLTARLTELVRGGELGEARSVSIVQNKPRFRRSLTAPSHPTAFDVELPHGVGLALRLAGSARVTHAAGSDLAFGDVVVPRMGGARLGLRHNSGVRAEISSDLTSPVRERRVTVEFERGRAVGHYAVSGDDDHSQLTVTGNGRREHTVLRDDSLTEWVLRAYRLFRGTGDPHSQGFAFAGDVVRLLSVAKNISAEPVVPAARAESRTPTGAR, from the coding sequence GTGCGGACACTGGTGATCGGGTTGGGCAGGGCGGGCGCCGAGCTGCACCTGCCGGTGCTGGCGAGGGCTCGGGCCGCGGCGCCCGGCCTGTTCTCCGCCGAGCCGGTGGTGGCCTGCGACCCGCGCCGCGTGCTCGCCGACCGGCCGGGTCTGGTGACCACCGCGACCGCCGCCGAGGCCGCGAAGCTGCTCGACCCGGCGCGCACCGCGGTGCACGTGTGCACCCCGCCGACCACCCGGCCCGAGGTCATCGGCGAGATCGCCGAGCTGGGCTTCCGGAACCTGGTGGTGGAGAAGCCGCTGGCCTCGGGCACCGACGACCTGGCGCGCATCGCCCGGCTGCGGCGCAGGCACGGTCTGCGCATCGCCGTGGTCGAGCCGTGGCAGATGAGCTCGCTGACCGCCCGGCTCACCGAGCTGGTGCGCGGCGGGGAGCTGGGCGAGGCGCGCTCGGTGTCGATCGTGCAGAACAAGCCGCGCTTCCGCCGCTCGCTCACCGCCCCGAGCCACCCGACCGCGTTCGACGTGGAGCTGCCGCACGGGGTCGGCCTGGCGCTGCGGCTGGCGGGCAGCGCGCGGGTCACCCACGCGGCGGGCTCGGACCTGGCGTTCGGCGACGTGGTGGTGCCCAGGATGGGCGGGGCGCGACTGGGGCTGCGGCACAACAGCGGGGTGCGCGCGGAGATCAGCTCCGACCTGACCTCGCCGGTGCGCGAGCGGCGGGTGACGGTGGAGTTCGAGCGCGGGCGGGCCGTGGGGCACTACGCGGTGAGCGGCGACGACGACCACTCGCAGCTGACCGTGACCGGGAACGGGCGGCGCGAGCACACCGTGCTGCGGGACGACTCGCTGACCGAGTGGGTGCTGCGCGCCTACCGGCTGTTCCGGGGCACCGGCGACCCGCACTCGCAGGGCTTCGCGTTCGCGGGGGACGTGGTGCGGCTGCTGTCGGTGGCGAAGAACATCAGCGCCGAGCCGGTCGTCCCGGCGGCGCGCGCCGAGAGCAGGACGCCGACCGGTGCGCGCTGA